A region from the Campylobacter blaseri genome encodes:
- the rpmG gene encoding 50S ribosomal protein L33, producing MRVKVGLKCSECGDINYSTYKNSKTTTEKLEFKKYCPRLKKHTLHKEVKLKS from the coding sequence ATGAGAGTTAAAGTAGGATTAAAATGTTCAGAATGTGGTGATATTAACTATAGCACATATAAAAATAGTAAAACCACAACTGAGAAGCTTGAGTTTAAAAAATATTGCCCAAGACTTAAAAAACATACATTGCATAAAGAAGTTAAGCTTAAAAGCTAA
- the secE gene encoding preprotein translocase subunit SecE, which yields MDKIKSYLHQSKIEIGNVIFPTKEQVRNAFITVIIVVSVVSGFLALIDLLMSISISKIV from the coding sequence ATGGATAAAATTAAGAGTTATTTACATCAATCCAAAATAGAAATTGGTAATGTTATTTTTCCAACTAAAGAGCAGGTAAGAAATGCTTTTATAACTGTAATTATTGTTGTATCAGTAGTATCTGGATTTTTAGCACTAATTGATTTGTTAATGTCAATTTCTATTTCAAAAATAGTGTGA
- the nusG gene encoding transcription termination/antitermination protein NusG has protein sequence MTHKWYAIQTYAGSEISVKNAIEKLAVDNNIEDKIKQVVVPTEDVIDVKNGKKTIKEKSLYPGYCFANIDLDTTIWHKIQMLPKVSRFIGEAKKPSPLSDRDIELILDKVNRREAPRPKISFDEGEVVRITEGPFANFNGTVEEYDMLHGTLKLNVSIFGRSTPVEITYSQVEKIV, from the coding sequence ATGACACATAAATGGTATGCAATTCAAACCTATGCCGGATCTGAAATTAGTGTAAAAAATGCTATTGAAAAATTAGCAGTAGACAACAATATTGAAGATAAGATTAAGCAAGTTGTTGTTCCTACTGAAGATGTTATTGATGTAAAAAACGGAAAAAAGACTATAAAAGAAAAAAGTTTATATCCGGGCTATTGTTTTGCAAATATAGATTTAGACACTACTATTTGGCACAAAATTCAAATGTTGCCAAAAGTAAGCAGATTTATTGGTGAAGCTAAAAAGCCATCTCCTTTAAGTGATAGAGATATAGAGCTTATTCTTGATAAGGTTAATAGAAGAGAGGCACCTAGACCAAAAATATCTTTTGATGAGGGTGAAGTTGTAAGAATTACAGAAGGTCCATTTGCAAATTTTAATGGAACTGTAGAAGAGTATGATATGCTACATGGGACTTTAAAACTAAATGTTTCAATATTTGGTAGAAGCACACCTGTTGAAATAACATATTCCCAAGTTGAAAAAATTGTTTAA
- the rplK gene encoding 50S ribosomal protein L11, with product MAKKVIGEIKLQIAATKANPSPPVGPALGQQGVNIMEFCKAFNEKTKDMAGYNIPVVITVYADRSFTFITKQPPATDLIKKAAGLNKGSDNPLKNKVGKLTKDQILEIVDKKIADLNTNDREQAAKIIAGSARSMGITVEN from the coding sequence ATGGCTAAAAAAGTTATAGGCGAAATAAAACTGCAAATTGCAGCAACAAAAGCAAATCCAAGCCCACCAGTTGGTCCAGCATTAGGACAGCAAGGTGTTAATATTATGGAGTTTTGTAAAGCATTTAATGAAAAAACTAAAGATATGGCAGGATATAATATACCTGTTGTTATAACAGTTTATGCTGATAGAAGTTTTACTTTTATTACAAAACAGCCACCTGCTACTGATTTAATAAAAAAAGCTGCAGGCCTAAATAAGGGTTCAGATAACCCACTTAAAAATAAAGTTGGAAAGTTAACAAAAGATCAAATTTTAGAAATTGTTGATAAGAAAATAGCTGACCTTAATACTAATGATAGAGAGCAAGCAGCGAAAATTATAGCAGGTTCTGCTAGATCTATGGGAATAACTGTAGAAAACTAA
- the rplA gene encoding 50S ribosomal protein L1, whose protein sequence is MKKNSKRFNELLKKIDTSKRYLLDEAVDVIKTLPSAKFDETIEIALKLNVDPRHADQMVRGSVILPAGTGKTVRVAVIAKDAKADEAKAAGADMVGDDDLIDNIQKGNIDFDVLIATPNLMGLVGKVGRILGPKGLMPNPKTGTVTMNVKEAIENAKGGQVNFRVDKQGNIHAGLGKVSFTKEQIMDNVTTFIKAINKHKPAAAKGRYIKNGALSLTMSPAVALDTQELIDLK, encoded by the coding sequence ATGAAAAAAAATTCAAAAAGATTTAACGAATTACTAAAAAAAATTGACACAAGTAAGAGATATTTATTAGATGAAGCAGTTGATGTTATAAAAACATTACCATCTGCAAAATTTGATGAAACTATTGAGATTGCATTAAAGCTTAATGTTGATCCAAGACATGCTGATCAAATGGTTAGAGGTTCAGTTATACTTCCAGCAGGTACAGGAAAAACTGTAAGAGTTGCTGTTATAGCAAAAGATGCAAAAGCTGATGAGGCAAAAGCTGCTGGTGCTGATATGGTTGGAGATGATGATTTAATAGATAATATTCAAAAAGGCAATATAGATTTTGATGTTTTAATTGCAACACCAAATTTAATGGGACTTGTTGGTAAAGTTGGTAGAATACTTGGTCCAAAAGGTTTAATGCCAAATCCAAAAACAGGCACTGTTACAATGAATGTAAAAGAAGCAATAGAAAATGCCAAAGGCGGACAAGTTAATTTTAGAGTTGATAAGCAAGGAAATATACATGCTGGTCTTGGAAAAGTTAGTTTTACTAAAGAACAAATAATGGATAATGTTACTACTTTTATTAAAGCTATAAACAAACATAAGCCAGCAGCAGCAAAAGGCAGATATATTAAAAATGGTGCTCTGTCTTTGACAATGAGTCCAGCAGTAGCTCTTGATACACAAGAGTTGATTGATTTAAAATAA
- the rplJ gene encoding 50S ribosomal protein L10 produces the protein MTRDEKSALISELTESFSNSDGIIVSDFKGLVVKKIEELRQQAKEQDVKVQVVKNTLASIALKNANKDGMGLKDTNIFLWGDSLNVSKVAAKFEEKNEKFVIKTAYIDGEVCSIDKVKALSKMPSREELLAMLLQVWNAPIQNFTIGLNALREKKEEIA, from the coding sequence GTGACAAGAGATGAAAAATCTGCTCTTATATCTGAACTTACCGAAAGTTTTTCTAATTCTGATGGTATTATTGTAAGCGATTTCAAAGGCCTAGTTGTTAAAAAAATTGAAGAATTAAGACAACAAGCAAAAGAACAAGATGTTAAAGTTCAAGTAGTTAAAAATACTTTAGCTTCAATAGCTTTAAAAAACGCTAATAAAGATGGTATGGGGCTAAAAGATACAAACATCTTCCTATGGGGAGATTCGCTTAATGTATCAAAAGTTGCAGCAAAATTTGAAGAAAAAAATGAAAAATTTGTTATAAAAACTGCATATATAGATGGCGAAGTTTGTAGTATAGATAAGGTTAAAGCGCTTTCAAAAATGCCAAGCCGCGAAGAACTTCTTGCGATGTTACTTCAAGTTTGGAATGCACCGATTCAAAATTTCACAATCGGCTTAAATGCGCTTAGAGAAAAAAAAGAAGAAATAGCTTAA
- the rplL gene encoding 50S ribosomal protein L7/L12, giving the protein MAITKEDVLEYISNLSVLELSELVKEFEEKFGVSAAPVVVAGGAGGDVGAVAEEKTEFDVILTDAGAKKINVIKVVRALTGLGLKEAKDAVEGTPSTLKEGISKEDAEEAKKQLEEAGAKVELK; this is encoded by the coding sequence ATGGCGATTACAAAAGAAGATGTATTAGAATATATTTCTAATCTTTCAGTATTAGAATTAAGTGAATTAGTAAAAGAATTCGAAGAAAAATTTGGCGTTAGCGCAGCACCTGTTGTGGTAGCTGGTGGTGCTGGTGGCGATGTTGGTGCTGTAGCTGAAGAAAAAACTGAGTTTGATGTTATTTTAACAGACGCAGGCGCTAAAAAAATTAATGTTATTAAAGTAGTAAGAGCTTTAACAGGTCTTGGTCTTAAAGAGGCAAAAGATGCTGTTGAAGGAACTCCTTCAACTCTTAAAGAAGGTATTAGTAAAGAAGATGCTGAAGAAGCTAAAAAACAACTTGAAGAAGCAGGCGCTAAAGTCGAGCTTAAATAA
- the rpoB gene encoding DNA-directed RNA polymerase subunit beta → MLNSLYSGNRLRIDFSKVKKEIDIPNLLQLQKKSFDNFLNVNNSNSESGIERVFKSIFPIHDPQNRLTLEYVSSEILSPKYSIRECMERGLTYSVNLKMKIRLVVHDKDEKTGEKIGIKDIKEQDIFIRDIPLMTDRVSFIVNGVERVVVNQLHRSPGVIFKEEDSPTVINKRIYTAQIIPDRGSWLYFEYDAKDVLYVRINKRRKMPITILFRALGYKKQDIIKLFYPIKTLIIKNGKFLTKFDPEDYNTRLEHDIKDEDGNVLHSAGKRLTSKKAKTLLDQGAELVEYPVEQLLDRYLANPIIDNESGEVLYDTLSSLDEAKIEKILATQESIDIANDLAKGVDNSIINSFLQDAETLKTLQQTEDVDDENDLAAIRIYKVMKPGEPVIKEAARAFVQDLFFNPERYDLTKVGRMKMNHKLGLEVPEYVTIMTSEDILKTAQYLIKVKNGEGFIDDRDHLGNRRIRSIGELLANETHLGFVKMQKSIRDKFTTLSNNIDEIMPYDLINAKTITTTLMEFFTGGQLSQFMDQTNPLSEITHKRRLSALGEGGLVKERAGFEVRDVHPTHYGRICPIETPEGQNIGLINTIATYAKVNELGFVEAPYRKVVDGKITDEVIYLTAAQEEGIVIAPASAEADENGYIVRDFLEARKNGETILAKKEDIKLIDLCSGMIAGVAASLIPFLEHDDANRALMGSNMQRQAVPLLKATAPLVGTGMEAVISRDSWEAIKAQRSGVVEKVDNKNIFILGEDENGSFIDHYLVEKNLRTNQNTMFTQHPIVKKGDRVEAGQVIADGASMDGGELALGKNALIAFMPWHGYNYEDAVVISEKMIRNDDYTSIHIYEKDIEARELKDGVEEITRDIPNVKEEDIEHLDESGIVKIGTKVKAGMILVGKVTPKGEVKPTPEERLLRAIFGEKAGHVVNKSMYAKTSMEGVVIDVKIFTKKGYEKDARTIQAYEVEKTSLEKEHHDRLLMLDREEMFKVVSLLAKHKLAEDGKLGDKEYSKGQFVEKADIESSNRFTINLFIKSYSKEVQKEYDTIKNHFQNEKRMLKEKHDEKLEILEKDDILPSGVVKLVKVYIATKRKLKIGDKMAGRHGNKGTVSNIVPEVDMPYLPDGKRVDIVLNPLGVPSRMNIGQIMESHLGLVGWKLGEQIEAIMEEKTGEWLKILRAKMIEIADTAKLMDAKKELSKIDDETLLKYARDWSKGVKFSAPVFEGIVPEDFVTLFKMANIDSDGKTELYDGRTGEKFKERVNVGCMYYLKLHHLVDEKVHARSTGPYSLVTQQPVGGKALSGGQRFGEMEVWALEAYGAAYTLREMLTIKSDDVDGRLAAYKALIRGENVPTAGIPETFFVLTKELKSLVLDIDIYKKDEDNE, encoded by the coding sequence ATGTTAAATAGCCTATATTCCGGAAATCGTCTTAGAATTGACTTTTCAAAAGTTAAAAAAGAGATTGATATTCCAAATTTATTACAACTACAAAAAAAGAGTTTTGATAATTTTTTAAACGTAAACAATTCAAACAGCGAAAGCGGTATTGAGAGGGTTTTTAAATCTATTTTTCCTATTCACGATCCTCAAAATAGATTAACATTAGAATATGTTAGTAGTGAAATTTTAAGCCCAAAATATTCCATTAGAGAATGTATGGAAAGAGGCCTTACATATTCTGTAAATTTAAAAATGAAAATAAGACTTGTTGTTCATGATAAAGATGAAAAAACAGGTGAGAAAATTGGTATTAAAGATATAAAAGAACAGGACATCTTTATAAGAGATATTCCTCTTATGACAGATAGGGTCTCATTTATAGTAAACGGAGTAGAAAGAGTTGTAGTTAATCAACTCCATAGAAGCCCTGGTGTTATTTTTAAAGAAGAAGATAGTCCAACTGTTATTAATAAACGTATCTACACAGCTCAGATTATACCCGATAGGGGTTCTTGGCTTTATTTTGAATATGATGCAAAAGATGTATTATATGTAAGAATAAATAAAAGAAGAAAAATGCCTATTACAATACTTTTTAGAGCATTAGGATATAAAAAACAAGATATAATAAAACTATTTTACCCAATAAAGACATTGATTATAAAAAATGGTAAATTTTTAACTAAATTTGATCCAGAGGATTATAATACAAGATTAGAACATGATATTAAAGATGAAGATGGTAATGTATTGCACTCTGCTGGAAAAAGATTGACAAGCAAAAAAGCAAAAACTTTGTTAGATCAAGGCGCGGAGCTTGTAGAGTATCCAGTAGAACAGCTACTTGATAGATATTTGGCAAATCCTATAATTGACAACGAAAGTGGTGAGGTTTTATATGATACTCTATCTTCATTAGATGAAGCAAAGATTGAAAAAATTCTGGCTACTCAAGAAAGCATAGATATAGCTAATGACCTTGCTAAAGGGGTTGATAATAGTATTATAAATTCATTCTTGCAAGATGCTGAGACTTTAAAAACTCTTCAACAAACAGAAGATGTAGATGATGAAAATGATTTAGCAGCTATTAGAATTTACAAAGTTATGAAGCCAGGCGAGCCTGTTATAAAAGAGGCGGCAAGAGCTTTTGTTCAAGATTTGTTTTTTAACCCTGAAAGATATGACCTTACAAAAGTTGGTCGTATGAAAATGAACCATAAATTGGGCCTTGAAGTGCCTGAATATGTTACTATAATGACAAGTGAAGATATCTTAAAAACAGCACAATATTTAATAAAAGTTAAAAATGGTGAAGGTTTTATTGATGATAGAGATCACTTAGGAAATAGAAGAATTAGATCAATTGGTGAGCTTTTAGCAAATGAAACCCATCTTGGTTTTGTTAAAATGCAAAAAAGCATAAGAGATAAATTTACAACTTTAAGTAATAATATAGATGAAATTATGCCTTATGATCTAATCAATGCGAAAACCATTACAACAACTTTGATGGAATTTTTTACAGGTGGACAGCTTAGCCAGTTTATGGATCAAACAAACCCACTTAGTGAGATTACACATAAAAGAAGACTTTCAGCACTAGGCGAAGGTGGGCTTGTAAAAGAAAGAGCTGGTTTTGAGGTTCGTGACGTTCACCCGACTCACTATGGTAGAATTTGTCCTATAGAAACTCCAGAAGGTCAAAACATTGGGCTTATTAACACAATTGCAACATATGCTAAGGTAAATGAGTTAGGTTTCGTTGAGGCTCCTTATAGAAAAGTAGTTGATGGAAAAATTACAGATGAAGTTATATATTTAACAGCTGCCCAAGAAGAGGGAATTGTTATAGCTCCAGCTTCTGCTGAAGCTGATGAAAATGGATATATTGTAAGAGATTTTTTAGAAGCTAGAAAAAATGGTGAAACAATTCTTGCAAAAAAAGAGGATATTAAACTAATTGACCTATGTTCTGGCATGATTGCAGGTGTTGCTGCATCTTTAATTCCATTTTTAGAACACGATGATGCTAATAGGGCTTTAATGGGTTCAAACATGCAACGTCAAGCCGTTCCTTTGTTAAAAGCAACAGCTCCACTTGTTGGAACTGGAATGGAAGCTGTAATTTCAAGAGATTCTTGGGAGGCCATAAAAGCACAAAGATCTGGTGTTGTAGAAAAAGTTGATAACAAAAATATATTTATTTTAGGCGAGGATGAGAATGGCTCTTTTATAGATCATTATTTAGTGGAAAAGAATCTTAGAACAAACCAAAACACAATGTTTACGCAGCATCCTATTGTTAAAAAAGGTGATAGGGTTGAAGCCGGTCAAGTTATAGCTGATGGTGCTAGTATGGACGGTGGCGAGCTTGCTCTTGGTAAAAATGCACTTATAGCATTTATGCCTTGGCATGGATATAACTATGAAGATGCTGTTGTAATAAGTGAAAAAATGATTCGCAATGATGATTATACCAGCATACATATATATGAAAAAGATATAGAAGCAAGAGAGCTTAAAGATGGCGTAGAAGAGATAACTAGAGATATTCCAAATGTAAAAGAAGAAGATATTGAACATCTTGACGAGAGTGGAATTGTAAAAATTGGAACAAAAGTTAAAGCTGGAATGATTCTAGTTGGCAAAGTAACACCAAAAGGCGAAGTAAAACCAACACCAGAAGAGAGACTTTTAAGAGCCATTTTTGGAGAAAAAGCAGGTCATGTTGTAAATAAATCTATGTATGCAAAAACATCTATGGAAGGTGTTGTTATAGATGTCAAGATATTTACTAAAAAAGGTTATGAAAAAGATGCTAGAACAATACAAGCTTATGAAGTAGAAAAGACATCTTTAGAAAAAGAACATCATGATAGACTTTTAATGCTCGATAGAGAAGAAATGTTTAAAGTTGTTTCACTTCTTGCAAAACATAAGCTTGCAGAAGATGGAAAGCTTGGTGATAAAGAATATTCTAAGGGTCAATTTGTAGAAAAGGCTGATATTGAAAGTTCTAATAGATTTACTATTAATTTATTTATAAAGTCTTATTCTAAAGAGGTTCAAAAAGAGTATGATACAATAAAAAATCATTTTCAAAACGAAAAGCGAATGTTAAAAGAAAAGCATGATGAAAAGCTTGAAATTTTAGAAAAAGATGATATTTTACCAAGTGGAGTTGTAAAACTTGTTAAAGTTTATATAGCAACAAAAAGAAAGTTAAAAATAGGCGATAAAATGGCAGGTCGCCATGGAAACAAAGGTACAGTTTCAAACATAGTTCCAGAGGTTGATATGCCATATCTTCCAGATGGTAAAAGAGTTGATATCGTATTAAATCCACTAGGTGTTCCAAGCCGTATGAATATAGGTCAGATAATGGAATCTCACCTTGGATTGGTTGGGTGGAAATTAGGTGAGCAAATTGAAGCCATTATGGAAGAAAAAACAGGCGAATGGCTAAAAATACTAAGAGCTAAAATGATTGAGATAGCAGATACTGCAAAACTTATGGATGCTAAAAAAGAGTTGAGTAAAATAGATGATGAAACATTATTGAAATATGCTAGAGACTGGAGTAAAGGTGTTAAATTTTCTGCTCCTGTTTTTGAAGGAATTGTTCCTGAAGATTTTGTTACTTTGTTTAAAATGGCTAACATTGATAGTGATGGCAAAACAGAACTTTATGATGGTAGAACAGGAGAGAAATTTAAAGAAAGAGTTAATGTTGGATGTATGTATTATCTAAAACTTCATCACTTAGTTGATGAAAAGGTTCATGCAAGAAGTACAGGACCTTACAGTTTAGTTACACAACAACCAGTTGGTGGTAAAGCTCTTTCTGGAGGTCAAAGATTTGGAGAGATGGAAGTTTGGGCATTGGAGGCTTATGGTGCAGCTTATACATTAAGAGAGATGCTTACTATTAAATCAGATGATGTTGATGGAAGACTTGCTGCTTATAAAGCATTAATCCGCGGTGAAAATGTTCCAACTGCTGGTATCCCTGAGACATTCTTTGTTTTAACAAAAGAACTAAAATCATTAGTACTTGATATTGATATATATAAAAAGGACGAAGATAATGAGTGA